Proteins from one Portunus trituberculatus isolate SZX2019 chromosome 38, ASM1759143v1, whole genome shotgun sequence genomic window:
- the LOC123515096 gene encoding uncharacterized protein LOC123515096 isoform X2, whose product MEDFNTKELKHRHVKRKAVMDESTEELPSKVPQRKPRVCDNTLRELPCPGRFMKIDEIFEFVKNSKIVLPSIPLGEKNNVFFVTEDSNNALRREQNLPVAYDDGCVVLSNKGNNGTIFVHYNQGKFKYLRLKKNIFYGATYEQNKASWKPLKPQPKPESLFKMNRYYSVLKGNIKRRVTSVSGKCFEDRAIFEYVGVSSGNNTSEFTFKSVETKSQNKLQAKKDNPLISKELTEQDSSDSKEDVEQKTQRNIKEIPNTNKQIQRGVLSKVHGEDLVMLAMLDENPFVQVVISRKDKSPCVILYNDKQFSEMKRNLQFGSVLGIDCTYKFNDCFVTMTVYQNSRALHKETDEPLLYLGPVFLHSDQDFLTYMTFFSHIMGKLEDTELNFEVKLGEDVELSLFRALKQSFPASVQMINTHHLKDLVRKHLNTIDRLKSRSSIIEKLFGLKGILSSPNSSVFQNRMMEFQSYIREYPALRTYFAKLQLFLYPYICDPLQRGISQQLWLNDNNEVLDKLLHAFLKDKPIKMSDTVEKICTVIRLQMVKLEDVW is encoded by the coding sequence ATGGAAGATTTCAATACTAAGGAATTGAAACATCGTCATGTAAAGAGGAAAGCTGTGATGGATGAGTCCACAGAAGAATTACCATCAAAAGTTCCCCAAAGAAAACCAAGAGTATGTGACAACACATTAAGAGAACTTCCTTGTCCTGGAAGATTCATGAAAATTGATGAGATATTTGAGTTTGTGAAAAATTCCAAGATTGTTCTTCCATCTATACCACTTGGTGAAAAAAACAATGTATTCTTTGTTACTGAAGACTCAAACAATGCTCTGAGGAGAGAGCAAAATTTGCCTGTTGCATATGATGATGGTTGTGTAGTATTGAGTAATAAAGGTAACAATGGTACCATTTTTGTTCATTATAATCAGggaaaatttaaatatttgAGACTTAAAAAGAATATTTTCTATGGTGCTACATATGAGCAGAATAAGGCTTCTTGGAAGCCTCTAAAACCACAGCCAAAACCAGAAAGCTTATTTAAAATGAATCGCTACTACTCAGTACTAAAAGGTAACATCAAGAGGCGTGTCACTTCTGTGTCTGGAAAATGTTTTGAAGATAGAGCAATATTTGAATATGTTGGTGTCAGTTCTGGTAATAACACCAGTGAATTTACTTTCAAATCAGTAGAAACCAAATCCCAAAATAAGCTTCAGGCAAAGAAAGATAATCCTTTGATATCTAAAGAGCTTACTGAGCAAGACAGTAGTGATAGTAAAGAGGATGTTGAACAAAAAACCCAAAGAAACATTAAAGAAATTCCtaacacaaataaacagatacaAAGAGGTGTGTTATCCAAAGTCCATGGTGAAGACCTTGTAATGTTAGCTATGCTGGATGAAAACCCATTTGTGCAGGTAGTTATCAGTAGAAAAGATAAATCTCCATGTGTAATCTTATACAATGACAAACAGTTTAGTGAGATGAAAAGGAACCTACAGTTTGGGAGTGTTTTAGGAATAGATTGCACTTACAAGTTTAATGATTGTTTtgtcaccatgactgtttaCCAAAACTCAAGAGCACTGCACAAGGAAACTGATGAGCCACTTCTGTACCTTGGGCCTGTATTTCTCCATTCAGATCAGGACTTTTTAACCTATAtgactttcttttctcatatcaTGGGCAAGTTAGAAGATACTGAGCTGAATTTTGAGGTGAAACTAGGGGAGGATGTGGAGTTGTCCTTGTTTAGAGCATTGAAGCAATCTTTTCCAGCCTCAGTGCAAATGATAAATACTCATCATCTGAAGGATCTTGTAAGGAAGCATCTGAATACAATTGACAGGTTAAAATCACGTTCATCAATCATAGAAAAGTTATTTGGTCTCAAAGGTATACTCAGTAGTCCCAATTCATCTGTGTTTCAAAATAGGATGATGGAGTTCCAAAGCTATATTAGGGAATATCCTGCCCTTAGAACATACTTTGCTAAGCTGCAGTTATTCTTGTATCCTTACATTTGTGACCCACTGCAGAGGGGAATCTCCCAGCAGTTGTGGCTAAATGACAATAATGAGGTTCTGGATAAATTGCTGCATGCATTTCTCAAAGATAAACCAATCAAAATGTCTGACACTGTAGAGAAGATATGTACAGTTATCAGACTACAAATGGTCAAATTAGAGGATGTATGGTAG
- the LOC123515096 gene encoding uncharacterized protein LOC123515096 isoform X1, which produces MCKVNHFATMEDFNTKELKHRHVKRKAVMDESTEELPSKVPQRKPRVCDNTLRELPCPGRFMKIDEIFEFVKNSKIVLPSIPLGEKNNVFFVTEDSNNALRREQNLPVAYDDGCVVLSNKGNNGTIFVHYNQGKFKYLRLKKNIFYGATYEQNKASWKPLKPQPKPESLFKMNRYYSVLKGNIKRRVTSVSGKCFEDRAIFEYVGVSSGNNTSEFTFKSVETKSQNKLQAKKDNPLISKELTEQDSSDSKEDVEQKTQRNIKEIPNTNKQIQRGVLSKVHGEDLVMLAMLDENPFVQVVISRKDKSPCVILYNDKQFSEMKRNLQFGSVLGIDCTYKFNDCFVTMTVYQNSRALHKETDEPLLYLGPVFLHSDQDFLTYMTFFSHIMGKLEDTELNFEVKLGEDVELSLFRALKQSFPASVQMINTHHLKDLVRKHLNTIDRLKSRSSIIEKLFGLKGILSSPNSSVFQNRMMEFQSYIREYPALRTYFAKLQLFLYPYICDPLQRGISQQLWLNDNNEVLDKLLHAFLKDKPIKMSDTVEKICTVIRLQMVKLEDVW; this is translated from the exons ATGTGTAAG GTGAACCATTTTGCAACCATGGAAGATTTCAATACTAAGGAATTGAAACATCGTCATGTAAAGAGGAAAGCTGTGATGGATGAGTCCACAGAAGAATTACCATCAAAAGTTCCCCAAAGAAAACCAAGAGTATGTGACAACACATTAAGAGAACTTCCTTGTCCTGGAAGATTCATGAAAATTGATGAGATATTTGAGTTTGTGAAAAATTCCAAGATTGTTCTTCCATCTATACCACTTGGTGAAAAAAACAATGTATTCTTTGTTACTGAAGACTCAAACAATGCTCTGAGGAGAGAGCAAAATTTGCCTGTTGCATATGATGATGGTTGTGTAGTATTGAGTAATAAAGGTAACAATGGTACCATTTTTGTTCATTATAATCAGggaaaatttaaatatttgAGACTTAAAAAGAATATTTTCTATGGTGCTACATATGAGCAGAATAAGGCTTCTTGGAAGCCTCTAAAACCACAGCCAAAACCAGAAAGCTTATTTAAAATGAATCGCTACTACTCAGTACTAAAAGGTAACATCAAGAGGCGTGTCACTTCTGTGTCTGGAAAATGTTTTGAAGATAGAGCAATATTTGAATATGTTGGTGTCAGTTCTGGTAATAACACCAGTGAATTTACTTTCAAATCAGTAGAAACCAAATCCCAAAATAAGCTTCAGGCAAAGAAAGATAATCCTTTGATATCTAAAGAGCTTACTGAGCAAGACAGTAGTGATAGTAAAGAGGATGTTGAACAAAAAACCCAAAGAAACATTAAAGAAATTCCtaacacaaataaacagatacaAAGAGGTGTGTTATCCAAAGTCCATGGTGAAGACCTTGTAATGTTAGCTATGCTGGATGAAAACCCATTTGTGCAGGTAGTTATCAGTAGAAAAGATAAATCTCCATGTGTAATCTTATACAATGACAAACAGTTTAGTGAGATGAAAAGGAACCTACAGTTTGGGAGTGTTTTAGGAATAGATTGCACTTACAAGTTTAATGATTGTTTtgtcaccatgactgtttaCCAAAACTCAAGAGCACTGCACAAGGAAACTGATGAGCCACTTCTGTACCTTGGGCCTGTATTTCTCCATTCAGATCAGGACTTTTTAACCTATAtgactttcttttctcatatcaTGGGCAAGTTAGAAGATACTGAGCTGAATTTTGAGGTGAAACTAGGGGAGGATGTGGAGTTGTCCTTGTTTAGAGCATTGAAGCAATCTTTTCCAGCCTCAGTGCAAATGATAAATACTCATCATCTGAAGGATCTTGTAAGGAAGCATCTGAATACAATTGACAGGTTAAAATCACGTTCATCAATCATAGAAAAGTTATTTGGTCTCAAAGGTATACTCAGTAGTCCCAATTCATCTGTGTTTCAAAATAGGATGATGGAGTTCCAAAGCTATATTAGGGAATATCCTGCCCTTAGAACATACTTTGCTAAGCTGCAGTTATTCTTGTATCCTTACATTTGTGACCCACTGCAGAGGGGAATCTCCCAGCAGTTGTGGCTAAATGACAATAATGAGGTTCTGGATAAATTGCTGCATGCATTTCTCAAAGATAAACCAATCAAAATGTCTGACACTGTAGAGAAGATATGTACAGTTATCAGACTACAAATGGTCAAATTAGAGGATGTATGGTAG